A single genomic interval of Terriglobus albidus harbors:
- a CDS encoding HPr kinase/phosphorylase, which produces MTTSATDYFLCGWHVRSEFPLPELALWQDTQHHPDITLTLNEPELVDPAAPAAWPGFQIEAPALARVEMTSICTFSVRDGCEIRLRVEPGADPIEVRNFLYGTGLGMICHQRGVFPLHGSCLSLGGRAVIFSGRSGAGKSTLAAALTQRGHTMLSDDVCALEPTAEGWSVRPAFPRVKLLPQSLEVLPDLKQSGVHAALQGKYHFRFENVSAFSQKTTPLAAIYFLERGEDGEPATLLRKTGMDALLLVQQQVFRRRAGELLGRRQAIFTTSGAIVSNVPVYVLRRAFDLQRLQKTIDLLEEAHEAVPVQI; this is translated from the coding sequence GTGACCACTTCTGCAACAGATTACTTCCTCTGCGGCTGGCATGTACGCTCAGAATTTCCGCTGCCCGAACTCGCCCTCTGGCAGGACACCCAGCATCATCCAGACATCACGCTGACCCTGAACGAGCCGGAGCTCGTCGACCCGGCCGCGCCTGCGGCCTGGCCCGGTTTTCAGATCGAAGCACCCGCTCTCGCTCGCGTTGAGATGACCTCCATCTGTACGTTTTCCGTAAGGGACGGCTGTGAGATCCGGCTGCGGGTCGAACCCGGCGCAGATCCGATCGAGGTCCGGAACTTCCTGTATGGCACAGGTCTCGGCATGATCTGCCACCAGCGCGGCGTCTTCCCCCTGCACGGTTCCTGCCTGAGCCTGGGAGGCCGCGCCGTCATCTTCTCCGGACGCTCCGGAGCGGGCAAGTCTACCCTTGCCGCAGCCCTCACCCAGCGGGGACACACCATGCTCTCGGACGATGTCTGCGCTTTGGAGCCAACAGCGGAGGGGTGGTCTGTGCGTCCGGCCTTTCCTCGCGTCAAACTGCTGCCGCAGTCGCTGGAGGTTCTCCCCGACCTGAAACAGTCCGGCGTTCATGCCGCACTGCAGGGCAAGTATCACTTCCGTTTTGAAAATGTATCCGCCTTCTCACAGAAGACCACTCCCTTGGCGGCTATCTATTTTCTGGAGCGTGGCGAAGACGGCGAGCCCGCTACCCTTCTACGGAAAACCGGAATGGATGCCCTGCTGCTGGTACAGCAACAGGTCTTCCGCCGCCGGGCAGGAGAGCTGCTTGGCCGCCGGCAAGCTATCTTCACCACCTCAGGGGCCATTGTCTCGAACGTTCCGGTCTATGTGCTCCGCCGCGCTTTCGACCTTCAGCGGCTGCAGAAAACCATCGATCTGCTGGAAGAGGCACACGAAGCTGTCCCCGTGCAAATCTAA
- a CDS encoding sulfite oxidase heme-binding subunit YedZ: protein MNNRSIALLKWIVFPLSLLPFVRVAWRFWLAASGTQPDALGADPVNTLTHITGDWTMWFLLISLAITPVRRLSPKLAWLIRFRRMLGLFAFFYATLHLGTYLFLFSGYDVNSAWEGVKSGHLSVLWTNFVAVWPTIREDAMKRKFVQVGLLSWFILLLLALTSPQWVLRRMGGKPWQRLHRWVYVAGALAVIHYWWLVKKGVLTPWRDTAVLMALLLGRLAWMLWKRSKAPATTRAAQTV from the coding sequence TTGAATAACCGTTCGATTGCACTGCTGAAGTGGATTGTCTTTCCTCTCAGCCTGCTCCCGTTTGTGCGGGTCGCCTGGCGTTTCTGGCTGGCAGCCAGCGGAACGCAGCCGGACGCTCTCGGCGCCGATCCGGTCAATACGCTTACCCACATCACCGGCGACTGGACGATGTGGTTTCTACTGATCTCTCTGGCGATCACACCTGTCCGCCGCCTGTCGCCGAAGCTGGCATGGCTGATCCGCTTCCGTCGCATGCTCGGCCTCTTTGCTTTCTTCTACGCAACGTTGCACCTCGGCACCTATCTCTTTCTCTTCTCGGGTTACGACGTGAATAGCGCATGGGAGGGAGTGAAGTCCGGGCATCTGAGCGTGTTGTGGACGAACTTCGTCGCCGTCTGGCCCACCATCCGGGAAGATGCGATGAAACGTAAGTTCGTCCAGGTGGGCCTTCTGAGCTGGTTCATTCTGCTGCTGCTGGCGCTCACCAGCCCGCAATGGGTGCTGCGCAGGATGGGCGGTAAGCCCTGGCAGCGGCTGCATCGCTGGGTCTATGTCGCGGGAGCACTCGCTGTCATCCACTACTGGTGGCTGGTGAAGAAGGGCGTGCTCACACCGTGGAGGGATACCGCCGTTCTGATGGCGCTGCTTTTGGGCCGTCTTGCGTGGATGCTGTGGAAGCGGAGCAAGGCACCGGCGACCACCCGCGCGGCACAAACTGTATAA
- a CDS encoding DUF1800 domain-containing protein has product MRRAFVGFAVVLLPAILLPAQVPKAKAPKTEKATPLQPLTERERAQQILNRFTFGARPGEVEQVLSMGVDKWLAQQLDPNSIKDDVVARRLGDYPVLRMTPDQVVQTFPAQFVVQQVAEGKMPKPSDPQLAAVYEVGLWRWQKSLDDKKVDADGTSHMPTPEQQEEQKKADQATAARIAGELFAIDRKDRMANLLSRPVADRAAFTQYVAGEQRNLLIGEFTPREREYFYAMAAPSGSSYRALQELSEAKMLRMVLSERQVQEVMTDFWFNHFNVYGPKDSDQWYTPAYERDAIRPYALGKFRDLLLATAKSPAMMVYLDNFTSIGPNSEANGGKRIDGKRNGRGLNENYAREVMELHTVGVNGGYSQADVTKLAAVLTGWSVDNQNLGGKFVFDPKKHEPGEKLWFGQTVPDDPQNGQQQGISALTRLASMPQTAHFISWKLAQRFVADDPPPALVDRMADTFQQTYGDIKQVLLTMVHSPEFNSRKYFRNKVKTPQEFLASAFRATATDPGNPGQMVQTLRQMGMPFYGKLEPTGYYITADHWMNTTALIDRLNFAMQLTQSKYGGQKFDSSRLLAVGLMSQPSVSGGVKPVSTPANNNEVRAVKIVDSVSSVRGRTPSQVTGMDVALDVLEKTLVGGPVSEKTNALIHQQVAQPAPQAQTGSQLDQRQAQTSQTQQAAQQQQPMSPPDTLNMLTALVLGSPEFQVR; this is encoded by the coding sequence ATGCGCCGAGCGTTTGTTGGTTTTGCAGTAGTTCTTTTGCCTGCCATCCTGCTTCCGGCCCAAGTGCCGAAGGCGAAAGCCCCTAAGACCGAGAAGGCTACGCCCTTGCAGCCCCTCACCGAGCGCGAGCGAGCGCAGCAGATTCTCAACCGATTCACCTTCGGAGCGCGGCCGGGCGAGGTGGAGCAGGTCCTCTCCATGGGAGTCGACAAGTGGCTTGCTCAGCAGCTCGATCCCAACAGCATCAAGGACGACGTGGTGGCGCGGCGCCTGGGCGACTATCCTGTCCTGCGCATGACGCCGGATCAGGTGGTGCAGACCTTCCCAGCGCAGTTCGTGGTGCAGCAGGTCGCCGAAGGCAAGATGCCTAAACCGTCGGACCCGCAGCTGGCCGCAGTCTACGAGGTCGGGCTCTGGCGCTGGCAGAAGTCGCTGGACGACAAAAAGGTCGATGCCGACGGTACCAGCCACATGCCTACGCCGGAGCAGCAGGAGGAGCAGAAAAAAGCTGATCAGGCCACTGCGGCACGTATCGCCGGAGAACTCTTCGCCATCGACCGCAAAGACCGCATGGCGAACCTGCTTTCGCGGCCTGTGGCCGATCGTGCGGCTTTTACGCAGTACGTTGCCGGAGAACAGCGCAACCTTCTGATCGGTGAGTTCACGCCACGCGAGCGGGAGTACTTCTATGCCATGGCCGCCCCCTCAGGCTCCAGCTATCGTGCACTGCAGGAACTGAGTGAGGCGAAGATGCTGCGCATGGTGTTAAGCGAACGCCAGGTGCAGGAGGTGATGACCGACTTCTGGTTCAATCACTTCAACGTCTACGGTCCGAAAGACTCCGACCAGTGGTATACGCCCGCCTATGAGCGCGACGCCATCCGGCCCTACGCTCTGGGCAAGTTCCGCGATCTGCTGCTGGCGACCGCCAAGTCCCCGGCGATGATGGTTTACCTCGACAACTTCACCTCCATCGGGCCCAATAGCGAAGCCAACGGTGGCAAACGAATTGACGGCAAGCGCAACGGCCGCGGGCTCAACGAAAACTATGCACGCGAGGTGATGGAGCTGCATACCGTCGGTGTGAATGGTGGCTACTCCCAGGCAGATGTCACGAAGCTCGCCGCCGTCCTCACCGGTTGGAGCGTCGATAACCAGAACCTCGGCGGCAAATTCGTCTTCGATCCCAAAAAGCACGAACCTGGGGAGAAGCTGTGGTTCGGCCAGACCGTTCCGGACGATCCCCAGAACGGCCAGCAGCAGGGAATCAGCGCTCTGACCAGGCTTGCGTCGATGCCGCAGACTGCGCATTTCATCAGCTGGAAGCTCGCGCAACGCTTCGTTGCTGACGACCCTCCGCCGGCACTGGTCGACCGTATGGCCGATACCTTTCAGCAGACCTACGGAGATATCAAGCAGGTACTTCTGACTATGGTGCACTCGCCTGAATTCAACTCGCGGAAGTACTTCCGCAACAAGGTGAAGACGCCGCAGGAGTTTCTCGCCTCAGCCTTCCGCGCCACAGCAACCGATCCCGGCAATCCCGGTCAGATGGTGCAGACCCTGCGTCAGATGGGAATGCCCTTCTACGGCAAGCTGGAGCCGACCGGCTACTACATCACCGCCGATCACTGGATGAATACCACTGCGTTGATCGACCGGCTGAACTTCGCTATGCAGTTGACGCAGAGCAAGTACGGAGGGCAGAAGTTCGACTCATCCCGTCTGCTTGCCGTCGGCCTGATGTCGCAGCCTTCAGTTTCCGGAGGAGTGAAGCCAGTCAGCACCCCTGCGAACAATAACGAGGTCCGGGCGGTGAAGATCGTCGATTCGGTGTCGTCTGTGCGAGGACGTACGCCCTCGCAGGTGACCGGAATGGACGTAGCCCTGGATGTGCTGGAAAAGACCCTGGTGGGAGGCCCGGTCTCGGAGAAGACGAACGCCCTGATCCATCAGCAGGTCGCGCAGCCGGCGCCACAGGCGCAGACCGGATCTCAGCTCGATCAGCGCCAGGCCCAAACCAGTCAAACCCAGCAGGCTGCCCAGCAACAGCAACCTATGAGTCCACCCGACACGCTGAATATGCTGACGGCCCTGGTCCTCGGCTCTCCGGAGTTCCAGGTGCGCTAG
- a CDS encoding MBL fold metallo-hydrolase encodes MRMTVLASGSKGNSTVVSSRSTRILVDAGLSCRELMKRMRAAGEDPQALDAILITHEHQDHVNGLPVMARKLGIPVYFTEQTHRAWVRQMSPQRRMTYAQWLAQREQEMEVVYGKGPDNAASSGESAAVEIQAEAEEDEIENDADSPKADPARLPSVGYFAAGQHFAIGDIDVTPFTIPHDAADPCGFVFEADGCRIAIATDLGYMPPNVKQSVRRCDVLMLESNHDPEMLRDGPYPWSVKQRVMSRVGHLSNHAAADFLGKDYDGGAQFVILAHLSESNNLPELAQIAAEEALNGKMSLLGNKVLLARQDLPLEPISL; translated from the coding sequence ATGCGAATGACGGTGCTGGCTTCGGGTTCCAAGGGCAACAGCACCGTGGTCTCCTCCCGCTCGACCCGCATCCTGGTCGATGCCGGCCTTAGCTGCCGCGAACTGATGAAACGCATGCGGGCAGCCGGTGAAGATCCGCAGGCACTGGACGCAATCCTGATCACTCACGAACACCAGGACCATGTGAACGGCCTCCCGGTGATGGCACGCAAGCTGGGTATTCCCGTTTACTTTACTGAGCAGACCCACCGTGCCTGGGTGCGCCAGATGTCTCCGCAGCGCCGCATGACCTATGCCCAATGGCTGGCCCAACGCGAGCAGGAGATGGAAGTTGTCTATGGGAAGGGCCCGGACAACGCCGCTTCCTCCGGAGAATCTGCAGCCGTAGAAATACAGGCGGAAGCCGAGGAAGATGAAATCGAGAACGACGCGGACTCCCCAAAAGCCGATCCGGCGCGTCTGCCGTCCGTAGGCTATTTTGCCGCCGGGCAGCACTTCGCCATCGGCGATATCGACGTCACCCCATTCACCATTCCCCACGATGCCGCCGACCCCTGCGGTTTTGTCTTTGAGGCGGATGGCTGCCGCATCGCCATTGCCACTGACCTGGGCTATATGCCCCCTAACGTCAAGCAGTCCGTCAGAAGGTGTGATGTCCTGATGCTTGAGTCCAATCACGATCCTGAGATGCTCCGCGACGGACCCTACCCCTGGAGCGTCAAGCAAAGGGTTATGTCGCGGGTCGGGCACCTCTCCAACCATGCCGCTGCCGACTTTCTCGGCAAGGATTACGATGGCGGAGCGCAGTTCGTTATTCTGGCGCATCTCTCTGAAAGCAATAACCTTCCGGAGCTGGCACAAATCGCTGCCGAGGAAGCCCTGAACGGAAAAATGAGTCTTTTGGGCAATAAAGTCCTGCTTGCACGCCAGGATCTGCCCCTGGAACCGATCTCTCTGTAA
- the nusG gene encoding transcription termination/antitermination protein NusG codes for MSEELNPAGSSNDGGEQVPAAELAPPTNENFKWYIIHAYSGFERKVRESIESRVQAFGLQNKIGRVMIPTEPVTELRNGKKYTIERVFLPGYVLVEMDLDNDLWHIIKNTPRVTGFLGTGDKPVALSEEEVSSILFRADVSKEKPKLKVKFDKGEQVRITEGPFANFNGTVDDVNEDKQTLKVMVSIFGRATPVEIEFSKVDKIV; via the coding sequence ATGTCAGAAGAACTGAACCCGGCAGGCAGCAGCAACGACGGTGGTGAGCAGGTTCCCGCCGCCGAACTCGCGCCTCCGACGAATGAAAACTTCAAGTGGTACATCATCCACGCCTACTCCGGCTTTGAGCGCAAGGTGCGCGAGTCTATCGAGAGCCGCGTACAAGCCTTCGGTCTGCAGAACAAGATCGGCCGCGTGATGATTCCCACGGAGCCGGTGACTGAGCTCCGCAACGGTAAGAAGTACACCATCGAGCGCGTCTTCCTGCCCGGCTACGTGTTGGTCGAGATGGATCTCGATAACGACTTGTGGCACATCATCAAGAACACGCCGCGGGTTACGGGCTTTCTGGGCACCGGCGACAAGCCGGTAGCGCTGAGCGAAGAAGAAGTCAGCTCCATTCTCTTCCGCGCCGATGTCTCCAAGGAGAAGCCCAAGCTCAAGGTCAAGTTCGACAAGGGCGAGCAGGTACGCATCACGGAAGGGCCGTTTGCGAACTTCAATGGCACGGTGGACGACGTCAACGAGGACAAACAGACGCTCAAGGTCATGGTTTCGATCTTCGGCCGCGCAACTCCAGTCGAGATCGAATTCTCCAAGGTCGACAAGATCGTCTAG
- the rplK gene encoding 50S ribosomal protein L11, with protein sequence MAPKKVQGYVKLQVEAGKANPAPPIGPALGQAQVNIMEFCKQFNARTQNKELAGMTIPVVITVYADRSFTFETKTPPAANLLKKAAGIQKGAGAPNKDKVGKVTEAQVREIAIQKMPDLNAASVETAIKSIKGTARSMGIEVVG encoded by the coding sequence ATGGCACCGAAAAAGGTTCAAGGATACGTCAAGCTGCAGGTTGAGGCCGGTAAGGCCAACCCGGCGCCGCCGATCGGCCCCGCTCTCGGTCAGGCGCAGGTCAACATCATGGAGTTCTGCAAGCAGTTCAACGCCCGCACGCAGAATAAAGAACTCGCCGGAATGACTATTCCGGTCGTGATCACGGTTTACGCTGACCGTTCGTTCACTTTCGAGACTAAGACGCCCCCCGCCGCCAATCTTCTGAAGAAGGCTGCTGGTATTCAGAAGGGCGCCGGCGCGCCGAACAAGGACAAGGTTGGTAAGGTTACCGAGGCTCAGGTTCGCGAAATCGCTATCCAGAAGATGCCTGACCTGAACGCCGCTTCCGTGGAAACCGCGATCAAGTCGATCAAGGGTACGGCCCGCTCGATGGGTATCGAAGTCGTCGGCTAA
- a CDS encoding rhomboid family intramembrane serine protease — translation MDPAEQSPLSAPQPDVLPPEPGPQPQENRSGWRFLAAPATYTLLGVNCAVFLWMVLHGVSLTLPSPQDLQHYGANITALVLEGQWWRLLTAMFVHVGILHLATNMWCLWNLGLLGEPLLGRRGMFAVYILTGAAGNLLSMAFNVILCAWDRNWCPLYFSAGAGASGAVFGLAGILIVLLSNRRLPIPWPELKKLRGSVIQFAILNLAIGVATLFRDTGIHIDNSAHVGGFLCGLAMGVPLLPCMTAGREKYLTRQTVTFLAAALGLALFGYWIANLR, via the coding sequence ATGGACCCCGCCGAACAATCCCCCCTTTCTGCACCGCAGCCTGATGTTCTGCCGCCCGAGCCCGGGCCGCAGCCGCAGGAGAACCGCTCCGGCTGGCGTTTTCTCGCCGCCCCGGCGACTTATACCCTGCTCGGCGTCAACTGCGCTGTCTTTTTATGGATGGTGCTGCATGGGGTTTCGCTGACACTGCCCTCTCCCCAGGATCTGCAGCATTATGGAGCCAACATCACTGCACTGGTCCTGGAGGGACAATGGTGGCGCCTGTTGACGGCAATGTTCGTCCACGTTGGCATCCTCCATCTAGCCACCAACATGTGGTGCCTGTGGAATCTGGGGCTCCTGGGAGAACCTCTTCTGGGCCGCCGCGGCATGTTTGCGGTCTACATCCTGACTGGCGCCGCAGGAAACCTGCTGAGCATGGCCTTCAACGTCATTCTCTGCGCCTGGGATCGCAACTGGTGCCCTCTTTACTTTTCGGCAGGCGCGGGAGCCTCCGGTGCGGTCTTCGGTCTGGCCGGAATCCTGATCGTGCTGCTCTCAAACCGCAGGCTTCCGATTCCGTGGCCGGAGCTCAAGAAGCTGCGTGGATCGGTGATCCAGTTCGCCATTCTGAACCTGGCTATCGGCGTGGCTACACTGTTCCGCGACACCGGCATTCACATCGACAACAGCGCCCACGTCGGCGGCTTTCTGTGTGGCCTGGCAATGGGTGTTCCCCTGCTGCCGTGCATGACTGCGGGCCGTGAAAAATACCTGACCCGCCAGACCGTCACCTTCCTGGCCGCCGCGCTTGGCCTGGCGCTGTTCGGGTATTGGATCGCCAATCTGCGCTAG
- the tuf gene encoding elongation factor Tu, protein MAKEKFDRSKPHVNVGTIGHIDHGKTTLTAAITKVLSKHNPKNAFRSFDTIDNAPEERERGITISTSHVEYETANRHYAHVDCPGHADYIKNMITGAAQMDGAILVVAATDGPMPQTKEHVLLARQVGVPYIVVFLNKCDAVEDPELIDLVEMEVRELLSKYEFPGDDVPVIRGSALGALNGEAQWEAKIDELMQAVDDNVPQPDRLVDLSFLMPIEDIFSISGRGTVVTGRIERGKVKVGEEVEIVGFRDTRKTVVTGVEMFKKQLDEGLAGDNAGLLLRGVAKEDVERGMVLAKTASITPHTVFKGEVYVLSKEEGGRHTPFFSNYRPQFYFRTTDVTGTVKLPEGREMVMPGDNVSLEVTLHTPVAMEKGLRFAIREGGRTVGAGAIAEIVK, encoded by the coding sequence ATGGCGAAGGAAAAATTTGACCGGTCGAAGCCGCACGTAAACGTGGGAACGATTGGGCATATCGATCACGGTAAGACGACGCTGACGGCAGCGATCACGAAGGTCCTGTCGAAGCACAATCCGAAGAACGCGTTCCGTTCGTTTGACACGATCGACAACGCTCCTGAGGAGCGTGAGCGTGGTATTACGATCTCGACGTCGCACGTGGAATATGAGACGGCGAACCGTCACTATGCGCACGTGGACTGCCCCGGCCACGCCGACTACATCAAGAACATGATCACGGGCGCGGCGCAGATGGACGGCGCGATCCTGGTGGTGGCAGCGACCGACGGTCCGATGCCGCAGACCAAGGAGCACGTTCTTCTGGCTCGCCAGGTAGGCGTACCATACATCGTTGTATTCCTGAACAAGTGCGATGCGGTTGAGGATCCTGAGCTGATCGACCTGGTGGAGATGGAAGTGCGTGAGCTTCTGTCGAAGTACGAGTTCCCGGGCGATGACGTTCCTGTGATCCGTGGCTCGGCTCTGGGCGCGCTGAACGGCGAAGCACAGTGGGAAGCCAAGATCGACGAGCTGATGCAGGCCGTGGACGACAACGTACCGCAGCCTGACCGTCTGGTTGACCTTTCGTTCCTGATGCCGATCGAAGACATCTTCTCGATCTCCGGCCGTGGAACGGTGGTTACCGGCCGTATCGAGCGTGGCAAGGTGAAGGTAGGCGAGGAAGTGGAGATCGTTGGTTTCCGCGACACCCGCAAGACTGTTGTCACCGGCGTGGAGATGTTTAAGAAGCAGCTGGACGAGGGTCTGGCGGGCGATAACGCCGGTCTTCTGCTGCGCGGTGTAGCGAAGGAAGACGTGGAGCGTGGCATGGTGCTGGCCAAGACTGCGTCGATCACCCCGCACACGGTGTTCAAGGGCGAGGTGTATGTCCTGTCGAAGGAAGAGGGTGGCCGTCATACGCCGTTCTTCTCCAACTACCGTCCTCAGTTCTACTTCCGTACGACCGACGTAACGGGCACGGTCAAGCTGCCTGAGGGCCGCGAGATGGTGATGCCTGGCGATAACGTCAGCCTGGAAGTAACGCTGCACACGCCGGTAGCCATGGAGAAGGGTCTCCGCTTCGCGATCCGTGAGGGCGGCCGCACCGTCGGTGCTGGCGCCATCGCTGAGATCGTCAAGTAA
- a CDS encoding lasso peptide biosynthesis B2 protein — protein MSLSGKFGLWRELPIAAEATAWLFLSWLVLDVLPGKLYRHCMQPRLRARELAEEQRLRQIKRVSWAVQRTSIRLPWRSVCFHRGIAAHQMLRRRGIASILHYGVNPKENLAAHVWVTASGRPVVGVREAVGYTQIAVFPDAGKNTGASVLNAHASFR, from the coding sequence ATGAGTCTGAGCGGTAAATTCGGATTATGGCGTGAGCTTCCCATTGCTGCCGAGGCGACAGCCTGGCTCTTTCTGTCGTGGCTTGTGCTCGATGTGCTACCCGGCAAACTCTACCGCCATTGCATGCAGCCCCGGCTGCGGGCCCGGGAGCTTGCCGAGGAGCAGAGGCTGCGGCAAATCAAACGCGTGAGCTGGGCGGTGCAGCGTACCTCGATCCGCCTGCCCTGGCGTTCGGTCTGCTTCCATCGCGGCATCGCGGCGCACCAGATGCTTCGCCGGCGTGGTATTGCATCGATCCTGCACTATGGCGTGAATCCCAAAGAAAATCTGGCGGCACATGTATGGGTCACGGCCTCAGGGCGCCCGGTTGTCGGTGTGCGCGAAGCTGTGGGTTATACCCAGATCGCTGTATTTCCGGACGCGGGAAAGAACACCGGCGCAAGTGTCCTCAACGCACACGCCAGCTTCCGCTGA
- the secE gene encoding preprotein translocase subunit SecE has product MAKAVAVAEEQNQGMQVWKSQPAKLSGFLKDVRNELKKVVSPSPTEVRSTTIVVIVTVFVFAFYFWIVDNVIGKGIEVVLDKLTSH; this is encoded by the coding sequence ATGGCCAAGGCGGTCGCAGTGGCAGAAGAGCAGAACCAGGGAATGCAGGTTTGGAAGTCCCAGCCGGCAAAGCTGAGCGGCTTTCTCAAGGACGTGCGCAACGAGTTGAAGAAGGTGGTCTCGCCCTCGCCGACCGAGGTCCGCTCGACCACGATCGTCGTGATCGTGACCGTGTTTGTCTTCGCCTTCTACTTCTGGATTGTGGACAACGTCATTGGCAAGGGCATTGAAGTCGTCCTGGATAAGCTGACCTCGCACTAA
- a CDS encoding SDR family oxidoreductase has translation MSRRSVVVTGASSGIGLATVRVLTRHGFHVFGTVRRQEDFHMLQSWCTPLLMDVTDEASIQRVFEEVRSALGGETLAGLVNNAGIAVHGPLAYLPIDDFRRQLEVNLVAPVRLSQVFAPLLGADRGRTGPPGRIVNVSSVSGKLASPFLGAYAASKFGLEAISESMRRELLLHGIDVIVVAPGAVVTPIWDKAEAIGIEQFRQTEYATALERFAQIFLTQGRQGFPPERVGKVILAALTASRPKTRYAVVPHRFRGWILPKIVPARMADRYVGKLLGLTLHAGKDR, from the coding sequence ATGTCCCGCAGATCGGTTGTCGTTACCGGAGCCTCCAGCGGCATTGGCCTGGCTACCGTAAGAGTTCTCACCAGGCATGGGTTCCATGTCTTCGGCACCGTTCGCCGGCAGGAAGATTTCCACATGCTGCAATCCTGGTGCACTCCCCTTCTGATGGACGTCACGGATGAGGCCTCTATCCAGCGAGTTTTTGAGGAGGTCCGCTCTGCACTCGGAGGAGAGACACTGGCTGGGCTGGTCAACAACGCCGGCATCGCCGTGCATGGCCCTTTGGCCTACCTGCCGATCGACGACTTCCGGCGTCAGCTCGAGGTGAATCTGGTGGCTCCGGTTCGCCTGAGCCAGGTCTTTGCTCCCCTGCTGGGTGCTGACCGCGGCCGTACTGGGCCGCCCGGGCGCATCGTGAATGTCAGCTCCGTCTCCGGGAAGCTGGCTTCGCCCTTCCTGGGAGCCTATGCTGCGTCCAAATTTGGGCTGGAAGCTATTTCAGAATCGATGCGGCGCGAACTTTTGCTGCACGGAATCGACGTGATCGTGGTGGCTCCGGGCGCCGTCGTAACCCCCATCTGGGACAAGGCAGAGGCCATCGGTATCGAACAGTTCCGCCAGACCGAATACGCCACGGCGCTGGAGCGTTTTGCACAGATTTTCCTCACCCAGGGCAGGCAGGGATTCCCGCCCGAGCGTGTGGGCAAGGTGATCCTCGCAGCGCTTACGGCTTCCAGGCCGAAGACCAGGTACGCGGTGGTGCCTCATAGATTTCGGGGGTGGATACTCCCAAAGATCGTGCCCGCTCGCATGGCAGACCGTTACGTCGGCAAGCTGCTCGGCCTGACGCTCCACGCCGGGAAAGACCGCTGA
- the rpmG gene encoding 50S ribosomal protein L33, giving the protein MREIVTLQCPECKNRNYSTTKNKKTTTGRLEFSKFCKFCRKHTAHKETK; this is encoded by the coding sequence ATGCGCGAGATCGTTACCCTGCAGTGCCCGGAGTGCAAGAACCGGAACTATTCGACCACCAAGAACAAGAAGACGACCACGGGCCGTCTGGAATTCTCGAAGTTCTGCAAGTTCTGCCGGAAGCATACCGCGCATAAGGAAACCAAGTAA
- a CDS encoding PqqD family protein, whose protein sequence is MPAVHEPIRLQDRYAWSDEQIGSEVDGNVVLMNLAKGHYYGLDTIGSDIWRRLQHGPEVGVMVRELAETYHHDAAEVERDVLALMEKMREQNLIRRLS, encoded by the coding sequence ATGCCAGCTGTACACGAACCGATCAGACTCCAGGACCGCTATGCCTGGAGCGACGAGCAGATTGGATCCGAGGTCGACGGCAACGTCGTTCTGATGAATCTTGCCAAAGGGCACTATTACGGCCTGGACACGATCGGCAGCGACATCTGGCGGCGCCTGCAGCATGGACCCGAGGTCGGCGTTATGGTGCGTGAGCTGGCCGAGACCTACCATCACGACGCGGCCGAGGTGGAGCGTGATGTGCTCGCACTGATGGAAAAGATGCGAGAGCAGAACCTGATTCGCCGCCTGTCATGA